The proteins below come from a single Malus sylvestris chromosome 3, drMalSylv7.2, whole genome shotgun sequence genomic window:
- the LOC126614632 gene encoding uncharacterized protein LOC126614632 yields MECKFSANGGQNELGVRIGDQEIPKSDRFRYLGSILQKNGELDGDLNHRIQAGWMKWKSASGVLCDRHMPLKLKGKFYRTAIRSAMLYGTECWAVKHQHVHKMGVAEMRILRWMCGHTRKDKIRNEDIQGKVGVAEIEGKMRENQLRWFRHVQRRPTDAPIRRCDYGTEVQGRRGRGRPRKTLEETLRKDLSTWI; encoded by the exons atggagtgcaagttcagtgcaaatggaggccaaaacgagttaggggtgaggatcggagatcaagaaataccaaagagcgaccgttttcgttacctaggatctatcttgcaaaagaacggagaattagatggagatctcaaccatagaatacaagctggatggatgaagtggaagagtgcatccggcgtgttgtgtgaccgccatatgccactgaagctcaagggaaaattttataggacggcaataaggtcggcgatgctgtatggcacagaatgttgggcggtgaagcatcaacacgtacacaaaatgggtgtagcggagatgaggatacttcgttggatgtgtgggcacacgagaaaggataagattaggaatgaggatatccagggtaaagtaggagtagccgaaattgaaggaaagatgagagaaaatcagttacggtggtttagacatgtgcaaagaaggcctactgacgctccaattagaagatgcgactatgggacagag gttcagggccgaaggggtagaggaagacctaggaaaactttggaagagaccctaagaaaagacttgagtacttggatctaa